In the Alkaliphilus oremlandii OhILAs genome, one interval contains:
- a CDS encoding helix-turn-helix domain-containing protein, whose amino-acid sequence MAIIINIDVMLAKRKMSVTELSEKVGITMANLSILKNGKAKAIRLTTLEAICKALECQPGDLLEYRSDIETKE is encoded by the coding sequence ATGGCCATTATAATCAACATTGACGTGATGCTAGCTAAACGAAAGATGAGTGTGACAGAGCTTTCTGAAAAGGTTGGCATAACCATGGCGAATCTTTCCATACTTAAAAATGGGAAAGCAAAAGCAATTCGACTCACAACATTAGAGGCGATATGTAAAGCACTAGAATGTCAGCCCGGTGATCTTTTGGAGTATAGAAGTGATATAGAAACGAAAGAATAG
- a CDS encoding FAD-binding protein has protein sequence MYDVVIIGAGPAGSNLARLIGKKLKVLIIDKRDMENESPGNHLSKCCGGLLAPDAQKMIAKLGLGMPKDILVDPQLFAVRTIDLTNNLERLYQRFYWNMDRDKFDKWLVSIIPPEVEKKFNAMFKSFIEIPEGYEVQYLCNGESLSVKTKILIGADGGFSKVRNLMNKEGNFPERYIAIQEWFECADKIPYFTAIFDEEITDFYSWIIPKENYLLLGSALRPKENTREKYECLKSKLINLGFNFEHKVKTESAHIYRPREVSQFYVGRGRIAFIGEAAGAISPSSAEGISYALKSSLYLAESLEKGMDGFVERYQKKVRNIKVNLFMKNLKSPAMYQPFVRKLAMKSGLQSIK, from the coding sequence ATGTATGATGTTGTGATTATTGGAGCAGGCCCTGCTGGGTCTAATCTTGCCCGATTAATTGGTAAGAAATTAAAGGTTTTAATAATTGATAAAAGGGATATGGAGAATGAAAGTCCGGGAAACCACTTAAGTAAATGTTGCGGCGGACTATTAGCTCCTGATGCTCAAAAAATGATTGCAAAACTAGGCTTGGGTATGCCCAAGGATATTTTGGTCGATCCTCAGCTTTTTGCTGTGAGAACCATAGATTTAACCAATAATTTGGAACGATTATATCAACGATTTTATTGGAATATGGATCGAGATAAGTTCGATAAATGGCTGGTATCCATCATTCCGCCAGAGGTTGAGAAAAAGTTTAATGCGATGTTTAAAAGCTTTATTGAAATACCGGAGGGATATGAGGTTCAATACCTTTGTAATGGTGAATCTCTATCTGTAAAAACAAAGATTCTTATCGGTGCGGATGGCGGATTTTCTAAGGTAAGGAACCTTATGAATAAAGAGGGGAATTTTCCGGAAAGATATATTGCGATCCAAGAATGGTTTGAATGTGCGGATAAGATTCCCTATTTCACTGCAATTTTTGATGAGGAGATCACAGATTTTTATTCTTGGATCATACCAAAAGAAAATTATCTATTATTAGGGTCCGCTCTAAGACCTAAGGAAAATACGAGAGAAAAATATGAATGTCTGAAATCAAAGCTGATAAATCTAGGGTTTAATTTTGAGCACAAAGTGAAAACCGAAAGCGCACATATATATAGACCCAGAGAGGTTTCTCAATTTTATGTGGGAAGGGGTCGTATCGCTTTCATTGGAGAGGCAGCGGGTGCTATTAGCCCCAGTTCAGCGGAGGGAATCAGCTATGCACTAAAAAGCTCCTTATACTTAGCGGAGAGCTTAGAGAAAGGTATGGATGGATTTGTAGAACGATACCAAAAAAAGGTGAGAAATATCAAGGTGAATTTATTCATGAAAAACTTAAAGTCACCGGCCATGTATCAGCCATTCGTTAGAAAACTAGCGATGAAATCTGGCTTGCAAAGCATTAAATAA
- a CDS encoding AAA family ATPase, translating to MEQEYFLSSNRKFTEEEQRLIWEKPMSHKTSEEEIRICKEVKRNWHRGEMKIANILLEGDAGSGKTQLAKALSADFGIPYTKVTCFADMDKSDIIGAILPVISEEKLDKMGREDKAALEALYESDGLHSATEVLVHALRIPHEEAAGKIKYLMELAGGYSKHDIVEYRFYPSEIVRAYRNGYLLEIQEPTVIRDAAVLMALNSALELDGSINLPTEIVHRHPDCIVIITTNRNYLGCRPLNESLRDRIQHTEKMDLPSKDIMIERAIAKTGYENLPLLEILADTIIILDQTAKANSIKGVAGMRSFFYWVDAIASGAAVEESLYHKVLYKITTDSDEIKILEEALKAQNVLEKLWDIENNVKKKTSEVAEIKTWGKIEEEETPNCIHKHTEEDTIALRKAPDSEDNAYETSDEMGETKSANLGADGTPKYHQLNTEELSEEQKEESEFRKKLNKEARKAVSNSIHRSVKTIVHRPEWDLENKEEYLRFSKDLLPIIMQIAKKTTPLLEHEISTEFAKTHYYGNQFQADHIAYKDFRYFSKKLPPNESPSLAVGLRVDESASMSSFGRLEAAKSAVIAVYEFCHLCNIPILVYGDTADTSKIEQMSIFAYSDFEKDDYNNRYRLMGIRGRSNNRDGMALRILAEKLMSSPQQTKLLISISDGQPKAMEDYTGKIAMEDMKKTIAEYERKGITFLAAAIGQDKEVISQIYKEDRFLDITNLEELPGKLVKIIARYL from the coding sequence ATGGAGCAAGAATATTTTTTATCATCCAATAGAAAGTTTACAGAGGAAGAGCAGAGATTAATATGGGAAAAACCTATGTCCCATAAGACCAGTGAGGAAGAGATTCGCATCTGTAAGGAAGTAAAGCGCAATTGGCATAGAGGAGAGATGAAAATTGCTAATATACTTTTAGAAGGAGATGCTGGCTCTGGAAAAACTCAGCTTGCGAAAGCGTTATCCGCAGATTTTGGTATACCATATACGAAAGTTACATGTTTTGCTGATATGGATAAATCAGATATTATTGGTGCCATTCTACCTGTAATTTCTGAGGAAAAACTAGATAAAATGGGTCGTGAGGACAAAGCTGCTTTAGAGGCTCTATATGAAAGCGACGGACTCCACAGTGCTACAGAGGTTTTAGTTCACGCCCTCCGTATTCCCCATGAAGAAGCGGCAGGTAAAATAAAATATTTAATGGAATTGGCGGGAGGGTATTCGAAGCATGATATCGTGGAATACAGATTTTATCCATCTGAAATTGTGCGGGCCTATCGTAATGGCTATCTATTAGAAATACAGGAGCCTACAGTCATTAGAGATGCTGCAGTTCTAATGGCTTTAAACTCTGCCTTAGAATTGGACGGAAGCATCAATCTTCCCACGGAAATAGTTCATCGCCATCCTGACTGTATCGTCATCATCACTACCAATCGCAATTACTTAGGATGTAGACCTTTAAATGAATCTTTGCGTGATCGAATCCAACATACAGAAAAAATGGATTTACCAAGCAAAGATATCATGATAGAACGGGCTATTGCAAAGACGGGATATGAAAATCTGCCTTTATTAGAAATACTAGCAGATACAATTATTATTTTGGATCAGACTGCTAAAGCCAATTCCATTAAAGGTGTTGCTGGAATGCGTTCATTTTTTTACTGGGTAGATGCTATCGCAAGTGGTGCAGCAGTAGAGGAATCTTTATATCATAAAGTCCTATATAAAATAACCACGGATTCCGATGAAATTAAAATATTAGAAGAAGCTTTAAAGGCACAAAATGTTTTGGAAAAATTGTGGGATATAGAGAACAACGTAAAAAAAAAGACTTCAGAAGTAGCGGAGATTAAAACTTGGGGAAAAATTGAGGAAGAGGAAACTCCAAATTGTATCCATAAACATACAGAAGAGGATACCATCGCTCTCAGGAAAGCACCAGACAGCGAAGACAATGCCTACGAAACTTCTGATGAAATGGGTGAAACAAAGAGTGCTAACCTAGGAGCTGATGGAACTCCCAAATACCATCAGCTCAATACAGAAGAGTTGTCAGAGGAGCAGAAAGAAGAAAGCGAATTTAGGAAGAAGCTGAATAAGGAAGCCAGAAAAGCGGTGTCCAATTCAATCCATAGATCAGTAAAAACAATCGTTCATAGACCGGAATGGGATTTAGAAAATAAAGAAGAGTATCTAAGGTTTAGTAAGGATTTATTGCCGATTATAATGCAGATAGCAAAAAAAACGACACCACTTTTAGAACACGAGATTTCTACAGAATTTGCAAAAACTCATTATTACGGGAATCAATTTCAGGCAGACCATATTGCCTATAAAGATTTTAGATATTTTTCTAAAAAATTACCACCCAATGAATCACCATCCCTTGCGGTGGGCTTGCGAGTGGATGAATCTGCATCGATGTCTTCCTTTGGAAGATTGGAAGCAGCCAAATCTGCAGTAATAGCAGTATATGAGTTTTGCCATCTATGTAATATACCAATTTTAGTCTACGGGGATACAGCGGATACCTCTAAAATAGAGCAGATGTCCATCTTTGCCTATTCAGATTTTGAAAAAGATGATTATAATAACAGATACAGACTGATGGGAATTCGTGGACGAAGTAATAACCGTGATGGAATGGCTCTTCGAATTCTTGCAGAAAAGCTAATGTCCTCTCCTCAACAAACGAAGCTATTGATTAGCATCAGTGACGGACAGCCCAAAGCTATGGAAGATTATACAGGAAAGATCGCAATGGAAGATATGAAAAAGACCATCGCTGAATATGAACGAAAGGGGATTACATTCTTAGCAGCAGCAATCGGGCAGGATAAAGAAGTAATCAGCCAGATTTATAAAGAAGATCGATTCTTAGATATTACAAATCTAGAGGAGCTTCCAGGAAAACTGGTTAAAATTATTGCTCGATATCTATAG
- a CDS encoding deoxyguanosinetriphosphate triphosphohydrolase codes for MNLSIRHTTEQIEEDLFSPYAQLSKRSMGRIVDEEECDIRTVYQRDRDRIIHCKSFRSLKEKTQVFIAKNDFFRTRLTHTLEVNQIGRTIARALRLNEDLVEAIALGHDLGHTCFGHRGEDVLNRLNGNFKHNEQSLRVVDILERDGKGLNLTFEVRDGIVNHTGAGVPLTLEGKLVKRVDRITYLCHDVQDSINAGIFKIEDLPRVVTDILGKSHSERVNKFVIDLIKETKRNIENDKEINIYQSDEIFDAMNILRKFMFENVYYGEICQEEKKKAEFIVGSLYEYFLNHPEEMPPNFYRNIEQEDLNRSVTDFIATCTDSYAIELFKEKFLP; via the coding sequence ATGAATCTATCCATTAGACATACTACGGAACAAATAGAAGAAGATTTATTTTCTCCGTATGCCCAATTGAGTAAAAGAAGCATGGGCCGAATAGTAGACGAGGAAGAATGCGATATCAGAACTGTGTACCAAAGAGATCGGGATCGAATCATTCATTGTAAATCTTTTAGAAGCTTAAAAGAAAAGACGCAGGTTTTTATTGCTAAAAATGATTTCTTTAGAACGAGACTGACCCATACATTAGAGGTAAATCAAATAGGCAGGACCATAGCAAGAGCCCTCAGACTAAATGAAGATTTAGTGGAAGCAATTGCCCTTGGACACGATTTAGGTCATACCTGCTTTGGACACAGAGGGGAAGATGTACTCAATCGATTGAACGGTAATTTTAAACATAATGAGCAGAGCTTAAGAGTGGTAGATATTTTAGAGAGGGATGGAAAGGGATTGAATTTAACCTTTGAGGTTAGGGATGGCATCGTAAACCATACAGGTGCTGGTGTTCCTTTGACCTTAGAGGGGAAGTTAGTAAAGAGAGTGGATCGCATCACCTATTTATGCCATGATGTTCAAGACAGCATCAATGCAGGTATTTTTAAAATAGAAGATTTGCCTAGGGTAGTAACGGATATATTGGGTAAAAGTCATAGTGAGAGAGTAAACAAGTTTGTAATCGATCTCATTAAAGAAACAAAGAGAAATATTGAAAACGATAAGGAAATTAATATTTATCAAAGTGATGAAATTTTTGATGCCATGAATATACTGCGAAAGTTTATGTTTGAGAATGTTTATTATGGGGAAATATGTCAAGAGGAGAAAAAGAAAGCGGAATTCATCGTAGGGTCACTTTACGAATATTTTTTAAACCATCCAGAGGAAATGCCTCCAAATTTTTATAGGAATATAGAGCAAGAAGACTTGAACCGAAGCGTAACAGATTTTATCGCAACTTGTACAGATTCCTATGCCATCGAACTATTCAAAGAAAAATTTCTCCCTTAA